DNA sequence from the Streptomyces canus genome:
AGCACACATCGCGGGCGGAGCGGATCGGGCCGAGAGTGGAACCATGCGTGTCCGAAGAGCGCGGGGGATGCGAGGACGGCGAACGGCCCGAATACGTGACGCGAGCGGGACAGGACTCGCGGCCCGCATACGTGACGCGAGCCGAAGAGGCCTCGCGCTCCAAAACCACCTCCCCCGTAAACACCGTCCGGCGCCCGCTGCCATCGGCTCCACGGTTCCTGACAGCCCCGAGGCGCCGACCGGACTCACCGCTCCGGTCGCCCCGACGGCGTCTGCCGGGCCTGCGGCCGCTGCTGGGGACGGGGTGTCCACCGGGCCTGCGGTCCCCGCACGTCCGGCGGCAGCTGACGAGCCCGTGGTTTCTGCCGGGACAGCCGACCCCGACGGGGCTGAAGCCACCCCTGGGGCCGCCGCTTCGGTTCGGCCGACGGCCCCCGTCCGCCGTCCCGCGACCCCCGTCCGGTCGGCGGCACCCGCCGGGTCCGCGCCCCCCGTCCGGCCTGCAGTCCCCGCCGACCTAGCGGCCTCCGCGGGGTCCGCGCCCCCCGTCCGGCCTGCAGCTCCCGCCGACCCAGCAGCCCCCGCACCGTCGGCGGCCCCCGCCAGGTCCGCACATCCCGCGCCGTCGGCGGCCCCCGACAGGCCCGTGGCCGTCGGCCCACCCGCCGCTTCTGTTCGGGCGGCGCGGCGGCTCCCGTTCGCTGTGCGCGTGGTGCTCGGGTGTGTTCCCGGGCTCGGTGCCGTCCTCGCGCTTGTGCTGTGTGTCAACGGCGTCGAGCGCGCGGTCGACGCCGGGCCCGCCAGGGCTGCCGAAGTGGCCCGGCACGGGCTCGCGGCGCACCGCGCGGTCAGGCCGCACATCGTGCCGCGGTCGGTGTGGGCAGCCGGCACCGATGAGGCGAACTCCGCCGCCCGCACCCCACCGCCCCCGCGCTACGACGACAAGGTGCTCGCGGTCTTCGTGCACCACACCGACTCGCCCAACGACTACGACTGCGCCGACACGCCCCGCATCATCCGCTACCTCGCCGCCGGCCAGACCGGCGCCCGCAACTGGGACGACATCGGCTACAACTTCCTCGTCGACCGCTGCGGCACCATCTACGAGGGCCGTGCGGGCGGCGTCGACCGGGCCGTCACCGGTGCCCACACCCAGGGCTTCAACCACCGCACGGCGGGCATCGCCGCCATCGGCACGTTCACCGCGGGCGTTCACGTCCCGCGGGCGATGACCGACGCGATCGCCGCACTGGCCGCCTGGAAACTCGGCCTCACCGGGATCGACCCGCGCACCACCGTACGTCTCACCTCCAGCAACAGCCTCAGCCGCTACGCCGCCGGCACCACCGCGAAGCTGCCCGCCCTCGCCGGCCACGGCGACGGCTACATGACGACCTGTCCCGGCGCCGCCCTCAGGGCGCGGCTGCCGGAGATCAGGGAGACGGCCGCCCGCCTCCAGGGCCGACGGACCTGACCCGCGAGCCGCCGCCGAGTGCCGCCGGGTCACCTGCGCCCGAGATACACCCCCAAGGCCCGCTGCAACACCCTGCCCTGGAGCCCCACCGGCCGTTCCCACTCCCCGAGGTACTCCACGACCCGGCCGCCCGCCCCCGTCTTGAAGCGGAGCCGGCCCAGCAGACGATCCTCGCCGAGGGAGGGATTCACGGAACGCAGGTCGTACGTCTCGGCACCGGCCGCCCGCGCGTCGCACAGCATCCGCCACAACAGCGCGCTGCTGGGCCGTAGTTCCCGCCCCCGGCGACCGGACGCGGCGTAGGAGTGCCAGACGCGGGAACCGACGTTGATCATCAGCGCGGCGGAGAGCACCTCGCCGTCGTACTCGGCGAGATAGAGCCGCAGCCGGTCGGAGTCCTCGGCGTTCATGGCCTCCCACATGCGCCGGAAGTAGACCGGCGGGCGGGCCCGGAAGCCGTCTCGGGCGGCGGTCGCGGCATAGAGGCGATAGAAGTCGGGCAGATCGGCGGCCGTCCCCCAGGAG
Encoded proteins:
- a CDS encoding peptidoglycan recognition protein family protein, encoding MVLGCVPGLGAVLALVLCVNGVERAVDAGPARAAEVARHGLAAHRAVRPHIVPRSVWAAGTDEANSAARTPPPPRYDDKVLAVFVHHTDSPNDYDCADTPRIIRYLAAGQTGARNWDDIGYNFLVDRCGTIYEGRAGGVDRAVTGAHTQGFNHRTAGIAAIGTFTAGVHVPRAMTDAIAALAAWKLGLTGIDPRTTVRLTSSNSLSRYAAGTTAKLPALAGHGDGYMTTCPGAALRARLPEIRETAARLQGRRT